In Calothrix sp. PCC 7507, one DNA window encodes the following:
- a CDS encoding GTPase family protein encodes MVRLKLWQWLILATPIAFIVTFLLVSAGMQIHTWGINWIWAVFTLLFVGWRWLLVRWTQPVVKQLEAVLAEVSEELASVADDTLPTTGNNATNQAEIAFQEILTAAQSDRPMWEDWQTFWMRCQDLVVAIAHIYNPQVQYPLLNIYIPQAYGLIRGTMDGLDQWMQKLSPALNQVTVGQAYQAYEVYRKLEPSARKLWRVWSWAQWLLNPVAKVAQQASQRYANQANQQLLVNLSQLLREAALRNLCRQAIALYSGMTPPVLASSPKTTLPTAKTQTIRDILEQATPVAAVEQKSVNILLVGRTGSGKSSLINTLFQADLAAVDVLPSTDRIQNYQWQTQSGETLTLLDTPGYEQVYPERSRRVNRGELREQVLDYASNADLLLLVTPALDPALQMDVDFLREMKAEVTDLPVITIVTQVDRLRPIREWEPPYDWEWGDKPKEIAIREATEYRAKLLGEFSYLVLPVVTGDSQTGRVSWGVEALSLGLIEVIAPAKQLRLARFLRNLEARTVAAAKIIDHYTFQMATTQGLTALLKSPVLQFIATLSTGAPTLAYLLAEQIPVEQLPIVIGKLQMAYDLFSLLNPGNSATLNFDLLSLWPLLLENSTTSDRHAWAFGHALVEYWTQNLTVEQLRERFDYYSREQV; translated from the coding sequence ATGGTGCGCTTAAAACTGTGGCAATGGCTGATTTTAGCAACACCGATCGCTTTCATCGTCACTTTCTTACTAGTCTCCGCCGGAATGCAAATTCACACGTGGGGGATTAATTGGATTTGGGCTGTGTTCACCCTGCTGTTTGTGGGTTGGCGTTGGCTACTGGTGCGATGGACTCAACCTGTGGTGAAGCAGCTGGAGGCTGTATTAGCAGAAGTGAGCGAGGAATTAGCATCTGTTGCCGATGATACCTTACCTACCACAGGCAATAACGCCACCAATCAAGCAGAAATCGCTTTCCAAGAAATTTTGACAGCAGCACAAAGTGATCGCCCAATGTGGGAAGACTGGCAAACTTTCTGGATGCGCTGCCAAGATTTAGTGGTAGCGATCGCTCATATCTACAATCCCCAAGTGCAATATCCTTTGCTGAATATTTACATTCCCCAAGCTTACGGGTTGATTAGGGGCACAATGGATGGGCTGGATCAGTGGATGCAGAAGTTATCCCCAGCACTCAACCAAGTGACAGTTGGGCAAGCATACCAAGCATACGAAGTCTACCGAAAACTAGAACCATCTGCTCGTAAACTTTGGCGAGTTTGGAGTTGGGCACAGTGGTTATTAAACCCAGTCGCCAAGGTAGCACAACAAGCAAGTCAGCGGTATGCTAACCAAGCGAATCAGCAATTACTGGTGAATTTGAGCCAGTTGCTACGGGAAGCTGCTTTGAGAAATTTATGCCGACAAGCGATCGCTCTTTATAGTGGTATGACACCACCAGTTTTAGCATCTTCCCCCAAAACAACTCTCCCCACAGCCAAAACTCAAACCATCCGAGACATCCTCGAACAAGCAACACCAGTCGCAGCAGTCGAGCAAAAATCGGTCAACATTCTACTGGTGGGGCGGACAGGATCGGGAAAAAGCAGTTTGATTAACACATTGTTTCAAGCTGATTTAGCTGCCGTTGATGTCTTACCCAGCACCGATCGCATTCAAAATTATCAATGGCAAACTCAAAGCGGTGAAACCCTGACACTTTTAGACACCCCAGGCTATGAACAAGTTTACCCTGAGCGTAGCCGAAGGGTTAATCGTGGAGAACTCCGAGAGCAAGTGTTGGATTATGCCAGTAATGCAGACTTGCTGCTGTTAGTCACACCAGCCCTTGATCCTGCACTGCAGATGGATGTGGACTTTCTCCGTGAGATGAAAGCAGAGGTGACAGATTTACCTGTGATTACCATCGTTACCCAAGTGGATCGTCTCCGTCCCATCCGCGAGTGGGAGCCACCTTATGATTGGGAATGGGGGGATAAACCAAAGGAAATTGCCATTCGGGAAGCTACTGAGTATCGCGCTAAGTTGCTGGGTGAATTCTCTTATTTGGTTCTACCAGTTGTCACAGGCGATAGTCAAACAGGGCGTGTATCCTGGGGAGTGGAAGCGCTATCTTTGGGATTGATAGAAGTGATCGCACCCGCAAAGCAACTACGGCTAGCTCGTTTTTTGCGTAATCTCGAAGCCCGCACCGTCGCCGCCGCCAAAATCATCGATCACTACACCTTTCAGATGGCGACAACCCAAGGACTCACAGCACTCCTCAAAAGTCCTGTACTGCAATTTATTGCTACCCTGTCAACAGGCGCGCCAACTTTAGCATACCTACTAGCAGAACAAATTCCTGTGGAACAGTTACCAATTGTGATTGGCAAACTCCAGATGGCTTATGATTTGTTCTCACTTTTAAATCCAGGTAACTCAGCAACCCTCAACTTTGATTTGCTATCCCTGTGGCCCTTATTGTTAGAAAACTCCACCACCAGCGATCGTCACGCCTGGGCTTTTGGTCATGCGCTAGTAGAATACTGGACTCAAAATCTGACAGTTGAGCAACTGCGAGAACGTTTTGATTATTACAGCAGGGAACAGGTTTAA